DNA from Thermoleophilum album:
GGCGAGGAGCGCATCGACCTGGTGGTGATGGGGATCCTGCGTGAGGAGTGGGAGCGCCGGCGCGCATTCGATGCGCCAAGGGCCGTCGCTGTGTCTGCGGCCGCCGCGGTGTCCGACGCTCATCGTCCGAGGGGCGGCGAGAACGGTCGTCGCGCTGTCAGGATGGTGAGCGATGCAGTCGCGTCCGAGCCCACCGCGAGGACGGGATGTCCGTCGCGCGACACGGGAGGCGGTCGCTAGCGCCGCCCGGGCACCGGCCCTCCGTCAAGCCGGTAGACCGCAAGATCCGATCACCGGCGCGTTGGTGCGCCGGGAAGTCCTGCCGCTGCTCGTCCTGCACTTCATCGCCGAGCAGCCCTCCTACGGGAATCAGTTGATGGAGCGGATCGCGAAGCTGACGGAGGGCGTTCTATCCGTCAACCCCAACACGATGTACCCGCTGCTCCGCCAGCTCGAGTCGCAGGGCCTGATCGAGGGCAAGTGGGAGCACCCCGTGCGCCGCACTCGGCGCTACTACTCGCTGACCGATGCCGGGCGCGCCGAGCTCGAGCGTCTGCGGCGCGAGGTGCGGCCGTTCCTGCGTGCCGTGCGCGACAGCGTGGAGCGCATCTGCAGCGAGCTCTACGCGCCCCCCTCCCGCTAAATCGCAAGGCCACGTCGCTGATGGCGTGATCGGCCGCGCTGCCGTCTAGCTGCACATTCTCGATTCATTCGATCGAGTATCTGCTACGATCGCCCGCCTCAAAAGGTGTAAAACCTGACCAGGAAAGGGGGTAATAGGTGACTGAGGATTCGCGACCGCTCCCGACGCGCAGGGCGGTGCGTAGCGCGCGCGCGTTGAGCGCGACGTTGGCTGCTGTCTTGCTCGCAACGCTTGCCGCCGCCTGCGGCGGTTCCGCAACCACGGGCGGTTCTCGGAGCGTGTCGCTCGTTGGCTTCTCGACCCCCCAAGTTGTCTACGACGAAGTGATCCCCGCCTTCCAGAGGACCAAGGGCGGCAAGGACGTGCGCGTCTCGACCTCCTTCGGGCCCTCGGGCGAGCAGAGCCGGGCGGTCGCGGGCGGCCTCAAGGCCGACATCGTGAACTTCTCGATCGAGCCCGACGTGACACGGCTCGTCGATGCGGGGATCGTGCCGAAGGACTGGAAGCGACGGGCGCGCGGCGGGTTCGTGGCGCACTCGGTGGTTGCACTGATCGTGAGACCGGGTAATCCGCGACGCATCCGCGGCTGGGACGATCTGCTGCGCCCCGGGATTCAGGTGGTCACGCCGAACACGCAGACCTCCGGCGCGGCCAAGTGGAACCTGATCGCCGCCTACGCGGCACGCGGCCCGCGCTTCGTCGAGCGGCTTTTGCGCGAGCACGTGAAGGTGCAACCGAAGTCCGGTCGCGAGGCGCTCCAGACCTTCACCTCGGGGGTCGGGGATGTCCTCGTCTCGTACGAGTCGGAAGCGATCACCGCCCGCCGCAAGGGCCAACGCCTCGACTTGGTGATCCCCGACGAGACGCTTCGCATCGACCTACCGATCGCCCTGACCAAGAGCGGCGAGCGCTCGACGGCTGCGCGCGCTTTCCTCGACTACCTGTTCACGGCCGCCGCCCAGCGCGTCTGGGCGGAGTGGGGTTACCGTCCCCAGGACCCGGAGGTTGCGCGGGAGTTCGCGGAGCGCTTCCCCGCGCCGCGGCGGCTGCACACGATCAGCGAGTTGGGTGGTTGGCGGCGCGTCGACGCGCAGCTCTTCGATCCCGAGAAGGGCCTGGTGTCGAGGATCGAAGCGCGGCGGTGAGCGTACGAGCCGAAAACCGCGAGGACCGGCGCGACCAGGCGCGCGCCGAAGCGGCCCGGCCGCACCATCGGCGAGCGCGGTCCTCGCACCCTTTGGTAGTGCGGTTCTGGTGGTCTCGGTTAGCGCGGTGCTGGCACCACCGGCGAGCGCGGTCCTCGCGCTACCGGCGCCCGCGCCGCATCGCTGCTACTGCGGGCGGGGGACCGCTGGCGCTCGGCGTCTCCGTGACCTGGCTGTCGGCGGTCGTCTTGCTGCCGCTTGCCGCGCTCGCCGGGATCGGCGCGCGCGGTGGGGTCGAGGCCTTCGTGGCTTCTGTCACGGCGCCCCAGGCGCGCGCGGCGCTGCTTCTGTCGATCGCGGTGTCGGCGGCAACGGCGGCCGTCAACGCCGTCTTCGGAACGGCACTCGCCTGGGTGCTCGTGCGCCAGCGCTTCCGCGGTCGGGGGATCGTCGACGCGCTCGTCGATCTGCCCTTCGCGCTGCCGACGATCGTCGCCGGGCTAACGCTACTCGCGGTCTATGGGCCGGGCTCCCCGCTCGGCGTGAACATCGCCTTCACGCGCTTCGCCATCGTCGCCGCGCTGGCGCTCGTGACGTTGCCGTTCGTGGTGCGGTCGGTGCAACCGGTGTTGGCCTCGCTAGGCGGCGAGATCGAGGAAGCGGCGCTGACGCTCGGTGCCTCGCCGGCGCAACTGGCGCGGCGCGTCTTCCTGCCGCTCTTGGCACCGGCGATCGTGAGTGGTTCGGCGCTTGCTTTCGCCCGCGCAGTCGGCGAGTTCGGCTCGGTGGTGATCGTTTCCGGGAATGTGCCGTTCAAGACCGAGCTAGCGCCCGTCTACATCCTCAAACGGGTGGAGTCGGGAGACCTGCCAGGAGCCGCCGGCGTGGCCTGCGTTCTGCTCGGGTTGTCGCTAGCGGTGATCGCGATGCTCCGATTCGTCGAGCGGCGGCGCGGGGTGGTGGCGGCGTGAGCGCCGAGCTTGTGGCAACAGGGCCGCGCAGGGCGGCAGGGCGCGCTCGCCGGCAGTGGGGGGCGCTCGCCTTGCGCACCCTCGCCCTTGCGTACCTGGGCGTGCTGCTGGTGGTGCCGCTCGCTTTCGTCGTTTATCGCGCGCTCGAGCCCGGGGTCGCTCAGTTCGTGCGTGCCCTGACCGCTCTTGAGGCGCTCTCGGCGCTGCGTTTGACGGTTCTTGCAGCGCTCGTCGCGACGGTCGTGTGCGCGGTTTTCGGGACGGCGGTCGCGCTCGTCGTGGCGCGCTCGCGACTGCCGGGCACCCGTTTCGTCGACAGCTTGCTCGACGTGCCTTTGGCGGTCTCGCCGGTGGTGGTCGGGCTCGCCCTGCTCGCCCTGTTCGGTCGCGGGGGGTGGTTGGAGCACTTCCCGGTGAAGGTCGCGTTCACGCCGCTCGGCGTCGTCGTAGCTACGACCTTCATCTGCGTGCCCTACGTGGCCCGCGAGCTGATTCCGGTCTTGCGCGCGCTCGGGAGCGAGCGCGAACAAGCGGCCCTCACGCTCGGGGCAGGACCTTTGCAGGCGTTCCGGCTGGTCACGCTGCCGGCTTTGCGTCTCGCCCTGGTGCACGGTGCGGTGCTCTCGCTGGCGCGTGCCCTCGGCGAGTTCGGGGCCGTCAGCGTGATCAGCGGCAACCTGGTCGGACAGACGCAGACGCTGACCCTGCTGATCCAGCAGCGCTACGAGAACTTCGATCTGGCCGGGGCCTACGCGGCGGCTCTGATGTTGGCCGCTGCGGCCTGCGCAGCGCTCGTCTTGCTGCTCAAAACGACGGGAGCGTCGTCCTCGGCGCGTGCCCGCGACGGCGAGGAGGTGATCGGTTGATCGAATTACGCAACGTCAGCGTCGCGTTCGGTCCGGTGCGGGCGCTCTCCGACGTCGACCTGCTGGTCGCCGAGGGCGAGCTGGTGGCGCTGCTCGGCCCCTCCGGCTCGGGCAAGTCGACGCTGCTGCGCGTGGTGGCGGGGCTCGAGCCGCCGGTCGCGGGCACGGTCGTGATCGACGGGCGCGACGTCACCTACGAACCGCCACAGCGGCGCGGCATCGGCTTCGTCTTCCAGCACTACGCGCCGTTTCCCCACATGACCGTGCGCGAGAACGTTGCTTTCGGTCTACGCGTGCGCCGCGCCCGGCGCGAGCTGATTCGCCGCCGCGTCGACGAGCTGCTGGCGATGGTCGGACTGGAGAAGTTCGCCGAGCGACGCCCGCACCAACTCTCCGGAGGCCAGCGTCAGCGCATGGCCCTCGCGCGGGCGCTGGCGATCGAACCGCGAGTGCTTTTGCTCGACGAGCCGTTCGCTGCACTCGACGCTCACGTCCGGCGCGAGCTGCGCGCGTGGTTGCGCCGGCTACACGACGAGCTCGGCGCGACCACCCTGATGGTGACCCACGACCGCGCCGAGGCCATGGAACTGGCCGACCGCATCGCGGTCCTCAACGACGGCCGACTCGAACAGGTCGGTCCTCCCGGTGAGCTGTACGACAACCCGCAAACCCCGTTCGTCCGCGACTTCATCGGCGACACGACGAAGATCGGCGGGGTGATCGTGCGGCCCGACGAGCTCGAGCTCTCGCACACGCCGATCGACGAAGCTGCGGAGGCGATGATCACGCGGATCGTCGACCTCGGCCCCGAGATTCGCGTGGAGCTGACGCTCGCCGACGGTGCGCCTGCCGAGGCCCGCTTTGCGCGCCGGCGGTTCCGCGAGCTCGATGTGCGCAGCGGCGACGTCGTGTGGGTGCGTGTCGCTGGCGACGCTCTAGTCGATCAGCGTCCGGCCGGGCGCACGCGCGTCTCCCTGGCGTCGGGATCGGCAGCCAGCTGACGCACGCGGCGGGGCAGGCGCCCAGCCGCGACGTCGGCGAGCGTTACCGCTTCACATACCGAGCGAACGCTCGCGCGCACCGCGATCCAAACGTCTTGGAGCGGCGCTGCCGAGCCGGCGTACGTTATGCGCTCCGGCGGCTCCCCACGTACGGAGGCGAGCGGCCCCTCGACCGCACGCACGACGTCGGCGATCGTGATCTCGTGTGGCGGCAACGCGAGCTTGTAGCCGCCTTCGGCGCCGCGTCGCGTTTGCACGAGGCCGGCTGCCCGTAGCTCGCCCAGGATGTTCTCGAGGAAGCTCAAGGGAAGTCCCTGCGCCGTGGCCAGCGTCTCGGCCTTGGTAAAGGCGTTTTCGCGCGCACGGGCGGCCAGCTCGACCGCTGCGCGGACTGCGTAGTCAGCCTTCGTGGAGATGCGCACGGCGCCATTCTGCCGACGTTCGGTAACTTGCGCCGCCGATCGCGCGCCGGGGCGTCGGCGGCCGGCCCGGAGCGCGGTGTCGTCGGACGCGCACGGAGAGGAGCGATGTTCGTCTTCAAGGCTGCGGTGGTTGGAGCAGGGACGATGGGCGGCGAGATCGCCCAGGTGATCGCATCCGCCGGCATTCCCGTTGTCCTCAAGGACATCGAGGAACGCTTCGTCGAGCAGGGACTGGCGAAGGCGCGGGAGGTCACCGAGGCGCAGCTGCAAGGGCTCGTCGCGAAAGGCAAGCTGAGTGACGAGGAGGCGCAACGGCAACGCGACGAGACGCTCTCGCTGATCACCGGTACGACCGATTACGGCGCCTTCGGCACGGTCGACTTCGTGATCGAGGCGGTCCCGGAGCGGATCGAGCTGAAGCGGCGCGTTTTTGCGGAGCTGGATGAGTCGACCCCTGGCCACGCGATCCTGGCATCGAACACCTCGTCGCTATCGATCACCGAGATGGGCGAGGCTACGAGCCGTCCCGACAAGGTCTGCGGATTCCACTTCTTCTACCCCGCCTCGGTGATGCGGCTGATCGAGGTCGTGGCAAGCGAGGACAGCTCCCCGGAAACGCTTCAGGCAGCCGTCAACTTCGCGCTTCAGATCCGCAAGACGCCAATCCGGTGCGAGGAGGTCCCGGGGTTCGTCGTCAATCGCATCCTGATGTCCTCGGTCTCGGAGATCTGGCGCGCGACCGAGGAGCAGGGTCTCACGATCGAGGAAGTCGACCGCGCCGTTCGCGAGTCCGGTGCCGCGCCGATGGGGCCCTACTACCTGACCGATCTGCTGGGTCTCGACACGGTGCTGCACGTGGCCGAGCACCTGCAGGAGCAGTACGGTCCGGAGCGCTTCCACGTGCTCGGGCGTTTACGCGAGTTGGTCGCGGCCGGGAACCTCGGGCAGAAGACGGGAAAGGGGTTCTATGAGCACCAGCGCCAGTAGCGCCGCGGCCACGCTCGTCGAGCGTTTCTCCCTGAAAGCACTGGTCGAGTCGTGCCTGGTGCTAGAGGAAGGGGTCGCAGGTGCCCGCGACATCGAGATCGGGATGATGCTCGGCGCGGGGATCCTCCCTGGCCCTTTCCAGCGCGCTGACGAACGCGGTCTCGACGAGGTCCTGGAGGCGCTCGAGCGAGCCCGCGGAGAGTGGGGAGACGCGTTCGCGCCACCGGCGATCCTGCGCCGCCTCGTGGCCCAGGGAAGGCTGGGCAAGAAGAGCGGGCAAGGTTTCTTTCCCTACCCGCGACCCGACGAAGGGCCGCAGCGCGAGACCGTGCTGCTGGAGACGCGCGGTGATATCGGCATCGCCTGGCTCAACCGGCCACCGGCCAATCCGCTCTCCCCGCAGGCGCTGCGCGAGCTTGCCGACCTGTGGGCGGAGGTCGACGGGCGCTTGCGGGCGCTGGTGATCGCGTCGTCGAACGTCTTCACCTTCTGTGCCGGGGCCGACATCAAGGAGTTCACGCGCATCGATCCGGAACGCGAGGGTCGGGAGCTGATCGAGACCGCGCACCACCTGATGCGCTCGATGGAGCGCTCGAGCACGGTCACGATCGCCGCGGTCAACGCGCTGGCCCTGGGTGGCGGCTGCGAACTCGCGATGGCCTGCGACGTACGGATCGCGGCCGAGTCGGCGAGTTTCGGTCAGCCCGAGATCAATCTCGGGATCATCCCCGGCTTCGGCGGCACGCAGCGCCTGCCGCGCCTTGTCGGCGAGGCGAAAGCGCTCGAGATGAACCTCGTGGGCGATCCGATCGACGCGTGGGAGGCACACCGCATCGGACTGGTGAACGAGGTCGTTCCCGACCACGAGCTGTTCGACACGGCGCTCGCCTGGGCGCGCAAACTGGCGGGTCAGGCACCCCTCGCGGTCGGGGAGATCAAGCGCGTTTCGGCGCAGCCGGACCTCGACGAAGGACTCCGTGTCGAAGCCGAAGGGTTTGCGCGAGTATTCGCCTGCGAGGATGCACGGGAGGGAATCGCAGCCTTCCTCGAGCGACGCCGGGCGAAGTTCCGCGGGCGCTGACGGCCGAGCCGCGCGGCTCGCGGCACTTCTGCGTGAAGCGCGCTGCGCGGTTGCGCTGACCGGCGCCGGCATCTCAGTGCCCTCCGGGATCCCCGACTTCCGCTCGCCAGGACGCGGCCTTTGGGAACGTGTCGATCCGATGAAGGTCGCTCACATCGACGCCTTCCGCCGCGATCCCGCCACCTTCTGGCGTTTCTACTCCGAGCGCTTCTTGAGCCTCGCGGGGGTCGCGCCGAACCCAGCTCACTACGCGCTCGCCGAGCTCGAGCGTCGGGGTTTGGTGTCGGCGGTGATAACTCAGAACATCGACCGACTGCACCGCCGCGCCGGCTCCCAGCGGGTGATCGAGGTACACGGTTCGATCGACCGCTGCGTCTGTTTGGTGTGCGGCAAAGAACGCCACTTCGAAGAGGTCCTCGCCGCCCTTCAGGAAGGGGTAGAGGTGCCAACTTGTGAGCGCTGCGACTCGCCGCTGAAGCCCGACGTCGTGCTGTTCGGCGAGCTGCTTCCGGAGCGTGCCCTACGCGAAGCGGAGGATCTTGCCCGCAGCGCCGACTTGATGCTCTGCATTGGGTCGTCGCTCGAGGTTTGGCCGGTAGCGGGTTTGCCGCGTCTGACCCTCCTCGGCGGCGGCCGCTTGGCGCTCGTCACGCAGGGCCCCACCCCTTACGACGCCGAGGCCGAGTTGAAGCTCGACGGCGACGTGGTCGACGAACTCCAGGGGGTGCTCGCAGCGCTGTAGCCGTAGGTATCGCCCGGCGGGCGAGCGTGTAGGTATCGCCCGAAAGGCGCGCGCTCGCTCCGACGAGGCACGCGCTGTGGCTTTGGCGCTGAACGCCGCGCGACTCCTCACCTCGTGTTCGCGGGACCGGGCCGGAGCGCCCCGATCAGCTGGTCGACCGCTTGGGCGAGACGCTCCGCGGCTTCTGCGGCACGATCTTCGTTGGCAGCAGGCACGCTGGCGAGTTGGTTCCGGATCGAGCGCGCCAAGCTGGCGAGCTGGGCGCTGTCGGCCACCGCGTCGGCGGCCCCCTCGGCGACGCCCTCGGCGGTCCCGTGGGCGACCCCCTCGGCGAACCCCTCGGCCGCGCCCTCGCGCGCCGCTTCCTCGGCAGCCGCCTCGAGCATCCACGTCGCTTCGATCAGGCGCGCGCTGGCTAACTGGACGCGCGCTGTGAGCGCCAACTCGAGCGCCGGCGAGCGGCGCCGGCGGGCCGCCAGCAGATCGGCGAGGAGCGAGTCGGAGGAATCGAGAGCGGAGCCCGCCTCGCCCGTCCGGACCAGCTCGCGGGCCCGCGTCCACGCTCCGACCGCGACCTGCTCGCCGCGCCCGAAGCCGACCCGCACGCTGAGAATGCCCGGCCGCAGGAGGTCCGGTGGCCAGCTATCGGCGTGCGCTTGCCGGGCCCGGGCGAAGAGCTCGTTGGTCTCTCGCAGCGCCCACCCGAGCGCTCCCTCTGGCGATCGCAGGACCTCGCCGAGCCAACGCTCGGCTTGGCCACGATCGGGAAGTGGCTGGGGCGGGATGACGGTGAGCGTCAGCGGCTTTGGAGTGGCGACGGCCCGCGGCCGGCGCGTGCGACGGAGAAGTCGTCGGCGGCGCAGGCGCCGCGGCGGCCCGCCGACCACGACGATGGCACGGTGACTTCCTTCCTCGAACCGCACCAGGTAGCGACCGGCGGGCAGCGGTGGCGGAGGAGGGACGACGAGTTGCACGAAAGGGAACAGAGCGTCGCCCGTCAGCTCTGTCCTCGCGTTATCCAGCAGCGATCGGCTCAAACCTTTTGCCGGCGCGACGCCTTTGCCCAGAACGCCGGCTGGCGAGCCGGCAGTGAGGTGTCGGTCAGTCGCCCTGGTGGGCGTCGCTCGCGCGGTGGTCGTCGTGCCGCTTCGTCGGGATCGCGTAGGGCGACGGCCGAACCGGTACCCGCGGATTGCGGATCCGCTTGAGCTGCTCGATTAGGTCGCTCCACTGTCCAGGCTTGAGAATCGCGGTGGCCTCGGCTCCGAGCTTGCCGTTCTCGCCGAATAGCGGTCGGAAGCCCACGTGTATGTGGTCGTAGTGGTCGGGCAGCGCGAACGACGGGCCGCCCAGGTTGAGCAGCGAGATGATCTCGTCGGGCCGCATCGTTCCCTGCAGCTTCAGTAACAGTCGGATCGCTTGCTCGGTGATGCCTCCCGGCTCCTGGTGGCCAGTGATCGGGATGCCGTTGAGGGCGGCAATGTCGACCGCCGTGCCGTACGAGTGGTAGGAGACGTTGCCGGAAGCTGTGTAGAAAGAGTGGCCGCACTTGAGGCTCGTGACGGTCGGTCGCAGGCCGCTCTCGGCGAGGTACTCCAACACCGCTAGCACGCGTCGGTCGATCTGGCCAGAGCGAATGTCCTGGCGGCCGCACGGGTAGATGTCAATTCGCGGATCGCTCAGCACACGCCGTTCGAGGAGCGGCTTGGGAAGCAGCAGGACTTGCCCGATCGACATGCCGTCGCCGTCGTCGCCGTAGAGCACGTTGCGCCCGGATGCGCGGTAGATGGCGGTCGCTTCGAGCAGCTTCCAACCATCGAGGATCGGCTTCGGATCGATCAGCGGCGCGCCGCGGCCGGCCGGGCGAATCGCGAAGTAGACGTGTGCCGCCAGCCCCGGCACGGTGCGACCGATGCGCCCGAGGATCGTCCCACCGATCACGCGTGCTCCCTTGCGGAGGCGACGGAGACGCACATCCTTGGCGTCCAAGCCGAACGGTCGCGAGAAGTAGGCGCGGAAGGTCTCGAAACGACCGTCCTTGCGCGCTTTCATCTCGGCAATCTGCTCGAGACCGCCGTTGTCACGCGCCATTGGGTGGTCCGGGTGCGCGAACAGCCGTTGCTTGAGCGGCAGCGACGGCTGCGCGGGTGCCGCGTCGGCCGGCCGCGACGCCTTCGGGTCGGGGTCGTCGCGGTGCGTTCCTGGCTGACTGCCAGCCGAGGCAGGACCGCGCGGACGCGGATCCCGGCGGTTGCGCGCCGACAGCGCCTTGGCGATCCGCGGACTCGCCTCCGGATCGGCCTTCGGCACCGGGTAGTAGCGCGCGATCGAGCCGAGATGCGCGTACAGGTAACGGTTGCCGTAAACGTCTTGCAGCACGATGTAACGGCCGAACCGGCGGTTCTCGCCGATCTTCTTGATGACGCCGTCGTTGACGGCCACCACCGGCGCCCCGACGCGCGCGAAGATGCGGATACCCCGGCGGTCGTCGCGGGATTCGACCAAGCGCGCGGCGTTCTGGCCGGGCCGCAGGCGCGTAATCAGCTGGCGCTCGGCGACGTCGTCGGCGTACCGTGCGCGTGCGTAGACCGGGAAGTGGCCTTCCGTCAAGCCGGTCAGCGAACCGATCAGATCGGCCGGGACGCCGGCGATCAAACGCGCGCGCAGGAGCACCGAGTCGACGTACCAGTCGGCGTGGTTGTAGGCGTAGATCGCCCGGCGCACGTCCTGGTCGTAACCGGCGGCCTTCAGGTAGCGCGCCGCCGCGAAGATCGCGTCGACCGGGTTGTACGGGTCTTTGCGCCCGTCCTTGTTGGCGTCGACGCCGTAGATCTTCCAAGTCGAAGGCAGGAACTGCATCCAGCCGACCGCGCCGGCTGAGGAGACCGCGAGGTTTCGCCCGTAGTCGGTCTCGATCTCGTTGATCGCGGCGAGGATCTCCCAACGCACGCCGTACTGGATGCCAGCCGCCTGATAGATCGGCAGCAGGAAGGGCGGCACGCGGAAGCGGCTGATGATGAAGTTCGGGACGCTCTTGGCGTCGGGCGGTGTAGGGAGCACCTCGGTGTAAGTCGGGTTCGAGCGCGTCGGCGTGCCGTCGGGGTTGCGCAGGCGGGTGGCCGGTCGCGGTCGCGGGCGTGCGCGCTTGGGCCGGTCCGCGTTGGCCTCGCCGCGATCCTTCGGCCGCGCCCGTTCGCGGCGCTCGCGCCCCACCCGCGGCTGATCGACCTGAGGCTCGACTTGAGGTTCGGTGGTGGTGGGCGTGGTCGGCGTAGTGGAGGTGGTGCCGGTGTCCGGCTGCGGCGTGGTCGTGGTGTCGGTGGTCGGCGGTGATTGCTCGGGGTTGGTCGGCGTGGTCGGTGTAGTGGGCACCGTCGGGGCAGTCGGCGTCGTCGAAGTGCTGCCGCCTAGACCGAGTGTGTCGACCGTCTGCTGGACGGTCGAGCCGGCCTGGTCGAGTGTTACGCGCACCAGCTGGCCGTTTGCCAGCCGCACGAGGGCGGTGTCGCGCTCTGCCGATGCCGGCCGGCTGAAGGCGGCGGTGGCCGCGGCGATCGCGACCAGGGTCATGACGAGAGCGAGCGCCAGGCGCCGCAAGATCCCCTGGTTGTCTTGCTGCATTCCTCCCTTACCTCGGCTCACACGCCCTCGTCGAGGCGCGCGGACGCTAGCAGAGCTGAGCTCCGTGTCGGCAACGCTAGGTGATCGAGTCTCGCTTCGCAACGGGTAACCGCGTAGGGGAGCGCTCGGCGCGGCTTCACGGCACGACTGAGACCTTCTATCGGCAGCCTTACGCGCACCTGTAGCCGCGGCGTGAATCGTGCTCGGCTGGCGGCCCGCGATAGAGGGAGGAGGAAGTGAGAGCAGCCACCGCTCTTCGGAGGGGAGCGACCCTCTTCGGGATCACCTCTCTCCGGGGGCGCGTCCTTCCGGGATATACGGCGCCCGACTGGGGAAAATCTCAACCTCAACCTCAGCTTGAGATATCCCGTCGCGTGGGCGACCGCGCACGCCGCTCGCACCGACCGCGGGTGTGCCGTTACGCTCCCCCCATGGCACCACAGGGACAACGACAGGGGATGCTGGAGCGATTGTCGCGTCAGGGCGAGGAAGCGCTGGGGAAGGTGGTCGAGGAGATTCTCGCCAACCCTGTTCTCAGCGCAGCCGTCTCGCGCGCACTGGAGGCGCGAGAGAAAGCCGCCCAGGCGCAAGAGGTGGCGATGGGCGCCCTCAATCTGCCTTCTGCGGCCGACATCGAGCGCCTGACACGGCGCGTTCGAGCTGTCTCGCAAAGGCTCGAAGGGATCGAAGATCTGCTCGACCGAATCGACGAGCGTCTGGCCTCCATCGAGCAACGTCTCGCCGAGTCGGCGGGCAGCCAGCGCGCCCAGCGCGCGTCGCAAAGCAAGGGGGGCGCCAGGAGCCGACGGGCGTCGACCTCGCGCCCTGCTACCGGCACCGGTGGCGCGGGCGGCGAGAGCGCAAGGAGCAGCTGAGCTAACGAGCGGCCTACCTAGAGGCTCCCAGCGGCGCTCGATCAGGCCGCAAGCGCCGCGAGTGCGGCCTGCCCGGCGGCCTCGAGGGCGCGCTCGCGTTCGCTCGCGCTTAGCAGCTCGGCTGCGCCGTCGGCCGGCACTGCCTCGACGAACAGCAAGGCGGCAGCGGGCACCCGCGTCCAACTCGCGACCGCCAGGAGCGCGGCGGCACCAAGATCAACGACCCTCGCCCCGCGTTCCAGCCAGGCTCCTCGGTTCGCCAGGGTTGGTTCGAAGGGAAGCGGGCTGGTTGCGCACGGCACCGGTTTTGCTCCGGCGCGGGCGAGCTGCTCGAGCAAACGCGCGTCGGGCCGCGGCTCGCAGCCGTCGAGGATCGTCGAGCTCACCGGATCTGGTGTGACAAGCCGCGCCACCGTCATTAGCTCGCCGGGCACCGCGTGTGTCAGGCCCGCGCATCCCCAGATTCCCACCAGGCGCTGCGCACCGAGTGCCACTAGCTCGCAGCAAACGGTGGCCACGCTCGCCGAACCGATACCCACCGACTGGACGGTCAGCGGTCGGCCTGCGGCGGTCGTACCCACGTAGCCCCACAAACCGCGTGCGTGGTTGAACATCCGTGGCCGGCGACACAAAGCCTGCGCCAGCACCAGTGCTGCGCGGGGATCGTCGGTCACGATCACGTCCGCGGCCAGCGCCGTCTGCGGCTCGAGATGCCGCACCCGTGGAAGATCGAGCCTGCTCGCCGCTTGCTCGCCAGCGCTCACGAGCGCCCCACCTTAGCTCCGCCAGGCAACCGCCGGGCGTGGCGGCGGC
Protein-coding regions in this window:
- a CDS encoding sulfate/molybdate ABC transporter ATP-binding protein, which gives rise to MIELRNVSVAFGPVRALSDVDLLVAEGELVALLGPSGSGKSTLLRVVAGLEPPVAGTVVIDGRDVTYEPPQRRGIGFVFQHYAPFPHMTVRENVAFGLRVRRARRELIRRRVDELLAMVGLEKFAERRPHQLSGGQRQRMALARALAIEPRVLLLDEPFAALDAHVRRELRAWLRRLHDELGATTLMVTHDRAEAMELADRIAVLNDGRLEQVGPPGELYDNPQTPFVRDFIGDTTKIGGVIVRPDELELSHTPIDEAAEAMITRIVDLGPEIRVELTLADGAPAEARFARRRFRELDVRSGDVVWVRVAGDALVDQRPAGRTRVSLASGSAAS
- a CDS encoding sulfate ABC transporter substrate-binding protein, producing the protein MSLVGFSTPQVVYDEVIPAFQRTKGGKDVRVSTSFGPSGEQSRAVAGGLKADIVNFSIEPDVTRLVDAGIVPKDWKRRARGGFVAHSVVALIVRPGNPRRIRGWDDLLRPGIQVVTPNTQTSGAAKWNLIAAYAARGPRFVERLLREHVKVQPKSGREALQTFTSGVGDVLVSYESEAITARRKGQRLDLVIPDETLRIDLPIALTKSGERSTAARAFLDYLFTAAAQRVWAEWGYRPQDPEVAREFAERFPAPRRLHTISELGGWRRVDAQLFDPEKGLVSRIEARR
- a CDS encoding ABC transporter permease, producing the protein MSAELVATGPRRAAGRARRQWGALALRTLALAYLGVLLVVPLAFVVYRALEPGVAQFVRALTALEALSALRLTVLAALVATVVCAVFGTAVALVVARSRLPGTRFVDSLLDVPLAVSPVVVGLALLALFGRGGWLEHFPVKVAFTPLGVVVATTFICVPYVARELIPVLRALGSEREQAALTLGAGPLQAFRLVTLPALRLALVHGAVLSLARALGEFGAVSVISGNLVGQTQTLTLLIQQRYENFDLAGAYAAALMLAAAACAALVLLLKTTGASSSARARDGEEVIG
- a CDS encoding PadR family transcriptional regulator, with the translated sequence MRREVLPLLVLHFIAEQPSYGNQLMERIAKLTEGVLSVNPNTMYPLLRQLESQGLIEGKWEHPVRRTRRYYSLTDAGRAELERLRREVRPFLRAVRDSVERICSELYAPPSR
- a CDS encoding enoyl-CoA hydratase-related protein, with product MSTSASSAAATLVERFSLKALVESCLVLEEGVAGARDIEIGMMLGAGILPGPFQRADERGLDEVLEALERARGEWGDAFAPPAILRRLVAQGRLGKKSGQGFFPYPRPDEGPQRETVLLETRGDIGIAWLNRPPANPLSPQALRELADLWAEVDGRLRALVIASSNVFTFCAGADIKEFTRIDPEREGRELIETAHHLMRSMERSSTVTIAAVNALALGGGCELAMACDVRIAAESASFGQPEINLGIIPGFGGTQRLPRLVGEAKALEMNLVGDPIDAWEAHRIGLVNEVVPDHELFDTALAWARKLAGQAPLAVGEIKRVSAQPDLDEGLRVEAEGFARVFACEDAREGIAAFLERRRAKFRGR
- a CDS encoding 3-hydroxyacyl-CoA dehydrogenase family protein; this encodes MFVFKAAVVGAGTMGGEIAQVIASAGIPVVLKDIEERFVEQGLAKAREVTEAQLQGLVAKGKLSDEEAQRQRDETLSLITGTTDYGAFGTVDFVIEAVPERIELKRRVFAELDESTPGHAILASNTSSLSITEMGEATSRPDKVCGFHFFYPASVMRLIEVVASEDSSPETLQAAVNFALQIRKTPIRCEEVPGFVVNRILMSSVSEIWRATEEQGLTIEEVDRAVRESGAAPMGPYYLTDLLGLDTVLHVAEHLQEQYGPERFHVLGRLRELVAAGNLGQKTGKGFYEHQRQ
- a CDS encoding RrF2 family transcriptional regulator, which encodes MRISTKADYAVRAAVELAARARENAFTKAETLATAQGLPLSFLENILGELRAAGLVQTRRGAEGGYKLALPPHEITIADVVRAVEGPLASVRGEPPERITYAGSAAPLQDVWIAVRASVRSVCEAVTLADVAAGRLPRRVRQLAADPDARETRVRPAGR
- the cysT gene encoding sulfate ABC transporter permease subunit CysT: MSVRAENREDRRDQARAEAARPHHRRARSSHPLVVRFWWSRLARCWHHRRARSSRYRRPRRIAATAGGGPLALGVSVTWLSAVVLLPLAALAGIGARGGVEAFVASVTAPQARAALLLSIAVSAATAAVNAVFGTALAWVLVRQRFRGRGIVDALVDLPFALPTIVAGLTLLAVYGPGSPLGVNIAFTRFAIVAALALVTLPFVVRSVQPVLASLGGEIEEAALTLGASPAQLARRVFLPLLAPAIVSGSALAFARAVGEFGSVVIVSGNVPFKTELAPVYILKRVESGDLPGAAGVACVLLGLSLAVIAMLRFVERRRGVVAA